One Ignavibacterium sp. DNA segment encodes these proteins:
- a CDS encoding septal ring lytic transglycosylase RlpA family protein — MRSLIKIVFVLLFIAIVGFTLVVNEEKTIEPTMSENYTAPEEAITADRSLVEFTDKGTMKASWYGPGFHGKRTANGEIYDQMSFTAAHKSLKFGTLLKITNPKNGKSVIIRINDRGPYISGRDLDLSKAAALELGLMRNGVGRMKVEEIKIAGLEGNSMMY, encoded by the coding sequence TTGAGATCATTAATTAAGATAGTCTTTGTTCTTTTATTTATTGCAATTGTGGGATTTACACTGGTAGTTAATGAAGAAAAGACAATTGAACCGACAATGTCCGAGAATTACACTGCTCCAGAGGAAGCAATAACTGCTGACAGGTCATTAGTCGAATTTACTGACAAAGGAACTATGAAAGCCAGCTGGTATGGACCAGGTTTTCATGGTAAAAGAACTGCAAATGGCGAGATTTATGATCAAATGTCATTTACAGCTGCTCATAAATCGTTGAAATTTGGCACTTTATTGAAAATAACAAATCCCAAAAACGGAAAGTCTGTTATTATCAGAATAAACGATAGAGGTCCTTATATTTCAGGACGGGATCTTGATCTTTCAAAAGCTGCTGCACTAGAACTTGGGTTGATGCGAAACGGTGTTGGTAGAATGAAAGTTGAAGAAATCAAGATCGCTGGATTAGAGGGAAACTCAATGATGTACTAA
- a CDS encoding class I fructose-bisphosphate aldolase produces the protein MLNKIKELLGNEADSLLSYKAKFPKEQLNLPGPDFVDRIFAQTDRNINVLRNLQWIFKSGRLSGTGYLSILPVDQGIEHSGGASFAPNPEYFDPESIVKLAIAGGCNAVASTLGVLGMTARKYAHKIPYIVKINHNELLTYPNKFDQIMFASVEQAYDMGAAAVGATIYFGSEESGRQIVEVSQAFQYAHELGMATVLWCYLRNPAFKSDKDYHVSADLTGQANHLGVTIEADIIKQKLPENNGGYNSLKNFGKTSKKVYTDLTTDHPIDLTRYQVINNFMGRAGLINSGGASGENDFAEAAKTAIINKRAGGMGLISGRKAFQRPMAEGVKLLNLIQDVYLEKEITVA, from the coding sequence ATGTTAAATAAAATTAAAGAATTGCTGGGCAATGAAGCTGATTCATTGTTATCATACAAAGCTAAGTTTCCTAAAGAACAACTAAATCTACCTGGACCTGATTTTGTTGATAGAATTTTTGCACAAACCGATAGAAACATCAACGTTTTACGAAATCTACAATGGATTTTTAAGTCAGGCAGATTGTCGGGAACCGGTTATTTATCAATCCTTCCTGTTGATCAGGGAATTGAGCACAGCGGAGGAGCGTCATTTGCACCCAATCCGGAGTATTTTGATCCTGAAAGTATAGTTAAGCTTGCAATTGCAGGCGGGTGTAACGCAGTTGCATCAACACTTGGTGTACTTGGAATGACAGCAAGAAAATACGCTCATAAAATTCCATACATTGTAAAAATAAATCATAACGAATTACTTACTTATCCCAATAAATTTGATCAGATAATGTTTGCAAGTGTTGAGCAGGCTTATGATATGGGCGCAGCCGCAGTTGGCGCAACAATTTATTTCGGTTCCGAAGAAAGCGGAAGACAAATTGTTGAAGTTAGCCAAGCTTTTCAGTATGCTCACGAACTTGGAATGGCAACTGTATTGTGGTGTTATTTAAGAAATCCCGCTTTTAAATCTGACAAAGATTATCATGTATCTGCAGATTTAACCGGACAGGCAAACCATCTTGGTGTTACAATTGAGGCTGATATTATCAAACAAAAACTTCCTGAAAATAACGGCGGATATAATTCATTAAAGAATTTTGGGAAAACCAGTAAAAAGGTTTATACTGATTTGACAACTGATCACCCAATTGATCTTACACGTTATCAGGTTATTAATAACTTTATGGGACGTGCTGGATTGATTAACAGCGGCGGAGCCAGCGGCGAAAACGATTTTGCTGAAGCAGCTAAAACAGCAATTATAAACAAACGTGCGGGTGGAATGGGATTGATTTCCGGTCGTAAAGCCTTTCAGCGTCCGATGGCTGAAGGAGTTAAATTGTTAAATCTTATTCAGGATGTTTATCTTGAAAAAGAAATAACCGTTGCTTAG
- a CDS encoding cytochrome c, with protein sequence MTSKEESSMDFSNLNNQNLSEQNTAEISGERLFQSFGCITCHGNDLAGSKSGPSLKDIKQYWSSRDNLINYLRNPNSYMDSDRFKDYQEKYPGTIMPPYNNKDVKDLGKIADYLLTQ encoded by the coding sequence ATGACATCAAAGGAAGAATCCTCTATGGACTTTTCTAATCTGAATAATCAAAACTTAAGTGAACAAAACACAGCCGAAATATCCGGGGAAAGATTATTCCAGTCTTTCGGATGTATTACCTGCCATGGCAATGATTTAGCAGGTTCTAAGTCAGGACCATCCCTTAAAGATATCAAACAATACTGGAGCAGCAGAGATAATCTTATCAACTATTTACGAAATCCGAACTCTTATATGGATTCGGATAGATTTAAAGATTACCAGGAGAAATATCCCGGCACAATAATGCCTCCGTATAATAATAAAGATGTAAAAGATTTGGGAAAGATTGCTGATTATCTGCTAACGCAGTAA
- a CDS encoding SIMPL domain-containing protein (The SIMPL domain is named for its presence in mouse protein SIMPL (signalling molecule that associates with mouse pelle-like kinase). Bacterial member BP26, from Brucella, was shown to assemble into a channel-like structure, while YggE from E. coli has been associated with resistance to oxidative stress.), with protein sequence MEKKSDLFIPAIVIGISFIIGVFVFTSAWKSNQSANQTINVTGSAKKEIVSDLGFLRGSISVQSSTSDRAYSELNRQKPILISYLEQKGFPKDKIEFFTINNYPVYEMSEQGYQTGRIIGYVYSQRIEIQSSDVNKIKEISLDITSLIERGVSFQVEQPEYHYTKMADLKIEIQAEAAKDAMIRAQKIAEATNRTLGPMRNARMGVLQITPKFSNAISDYGINDLSSIEKEIVGVVNASFEIE encoded by the coding sequence ATGGAAAAGAAGAGTGATCTATTTATTCCGGCAATAGTAATTGGAATTAGTTTTATAATAGGTGTCTTTGTTTTTACAAGCGCCTGGAAGTCAAATCAAAGTGCGAATCAAACAATAAATGTTACTGGTTCTGCTAAAAAAGAGATTGTCTCAGACCTTGGCTTTTTACGCGGTTCAATTTCAGTTCAGTCTTCAACTTCAGACAGGGCTTATTCTGAATTGAACAGACAAAAGCCGATTTTAATTTCCTATTTAGAACAAAAGGGATTTCCGAAAGATAAGATTGAATTTTTTACAATCAATAATTATCCTGTTTATGAAATGAGTGAACAAGGTTATCAAACCGGAAGAATAATAGGATATGTATATAGCCAGCGAATAGAAATTCAATCATCAGATGTTAACAAAATAAAAGAGATTTCATTGGATATTACCTCTTTAATTGAAAGGGGAGTAAGTTTTCAGGTTGAGCAGCCGGAGTACCATTATACAAAAATGGCTGATTTGAAAATTGAAATACAAGCTGAAGCGGCAAAAGATGCTATGATCAGAGCTCAAAAAATTGCTGAAGCTACAAACCGGACGCTGGGTCCAATGAGAAATGCCCGAATGGGAGTGCTTCAAATTACACCAAAATTTTCAAATGCAATCTCTGATTACGGTATTAATGATTTAAGTTCGATTGAGAAAGAAATTGTCGGTGTTGTAAATGCTTCCTTCGAGATTGAATAA